A window from Methylocystis sp. MJC1 encodes these proteins:
- a CDS encoding family 1 glycosylhydrolase, with the protein MLPLASDIGRLTSPEAFLWAVGIEDTFITAPDHKTGRTLDEYELTDHYGRWRDDIGLMAQLGAPCARYGVPWHRIQPAPTVWQWEFVDAALERMLSLKIDPIVDLVHYGLPAWIDQAFLNPDYPRYVAEYAARLAERFRGRVKWYTPLNEPRITAWYCGRLGWWPPYQRSWRGFVALMLAICQGIVETVRALRNVDPEITPFHVDATDVFETDDPALATEAGRRQEIVFLALDLISGRVDSQHALWGWLLSNGADEKQLESFRVQPQELQIIGVNLYPIFTKKRMLRDHAGRLRIRMPYASGDLVEKIGHMYFERYGVPLMISETADKGSVERRLEWLRRSVAAVGALRAQGIPMVGYTWWPMFALVTWAYRQGFRPLHDHLLQMGLWNLDPDPKGRLARIETPLVGAYRGLISGGATAVGRLAKAEASLDSLRVG; encoded by the coding sequence ATGCTCCCCCTCGCGTCCGATATCGGGCGACTAACCTCGCCCGAGGCATTTCTATGGGCGGTCGGAATCGAGGATACTTTCATCACCGCTCCGGATCACAAGACCGGGCGGACGCTGGACGAATATGAGCTGACAGACCATTACGGGCGCTGGCGCGACGACATCGGCCTGATGGCGCAGCTGGGGGCCCCCTGCGCGCGCTATGGCGTCCCGTGGCATCGCATTCAACCTGCGCCCACTGTCTGGCAATGGGAGTTCGTCGACGCGGCGCTGGAGCGGATGCTCTCGCTGAAGATCGACCCGATCGTCGATCTCGTCCATTACGGCTTGCCAGCCTGGATCGATCAAGCTTTCCTCAACCCCGATTACCCCCGTTACGTCGCTGAATACGCCGCGCGGCTGGCGGAGCGGTTTCGTGGACGCGTGAAGTGGTACACGCCGCTCAACGAACCGCGCATCACAGCCTGGTATTGTGGCCGGCTCGGCTGGTGGCCGCCATATCAGCGGAGCTGGCGCGGCTTCGTCGCGCTCATGCTCGCGATCTGCCAGGGCATTGTCGAGACGGTCCGCGCGTTGCGCAACGTCGATCCCGAAATCACGCCATTCCATGTGGACGCCACGGATGTGTTCGAGACCGACGATCCTGCGCTCGCGACGGAGGCTGGCAGGCGCCAAGAGATCGTCTTCCTCGCGCTCGATCTCATCAGCGGCCGGGTCGATTCGCAGCACGCGCTATGGGGCTGGCTGCTGAGCAATGGGGCGGATGAAAAGCAGCTGGAAAGTTTCCGTGTACAGCCTCAGGAACTGCAGATCATCGGCGTCAACCTCTATCCGATCTTCACCAAAAAACGGATGCTGCGCGACCACGCGGGGCGGCTGCGAATTAGAATGCCCTATGCGTCCGGCGACCTGGTCGAGAAGATCGGCCACATGTATTTCGAGCGCTATGGCGTCCCGTTGATGATCTCCGAGACGGCCGATAAGGGCTCCGTCGAGCGGCGGCTCGAATGGCTGCGCCGCTCCGTCGCCGCGGTCGGCGCCCTTCGCGCGCAGGGAATTCCCATGGTCGGTTACACATGGTGGCCGATGTTCGCGCTGGTGACCTGGGCCTATCGCCAAGGCTTCCGGCCACTGCACGACCATCTCCTGCAAATGGGTCTGTGGAATCTCGATCCAGATCCAAAGGGACGTTTGGCGCGGATCGAAACCCCGCTGGTCGGCGCTTATCGCGGTTTAATTTCCGGCGGCGCCACGGCGGTGGGACGCCTCGCAAAAGCCGAGGCTTCTCTTGACAGCCTGCGCGTCGGATAG
- a CDS encoding creatininase family protein produces the protein MSSFRGAVSLLTAILIASGAAAETSKPEQIDLADMTWVELRQAIEHGYTTVIVPSGGIEENGPHMVLGKHDEIVRRTSHDIARALGNTLVAPVISFVPEGDPGAALMQFPGTIGVPEEVFAGVLEAVARSLRASGFKNICLIADHGGSVGPQAEVASRLTREWAADGVRVFDVSDYYGSIPAQNDFLKAQGETPATIGEHAGIVDTSELMAINPKSVDLSRYDEKSPFAASGVIGNPKRASAERGQALLAIKIEKAVKQIKALVLQPAASAYESR, from the coding sequence ATGAGTTCGTTTCGCGGCGCGGTGAGCCTGTTGACCGCAATTCTCATTGCGTCCGGCGCGGCCGCGGAAACAAGCAAGCCGGAACAGATCGACCTTGCCGATATGACCTGGGTGGAGCTGCGCCAGGCGATCGAACATGGCTATACGACGGTCATTGTCCCGAGCGGGGGGATCGAGGAAAACGGGCCTCACATGGTCCTGGGAAAACATGATGAGATCGTGCGGCGGACCTCCCACGACATTGCGCGAGCGCTCGGAAACACGCTTGTGGCGCCGGTGATCTCCTTTGTGCCGGAGGGCGATCCTGGGGCGGCGCTCATGCAATTTCCCGGGACCATCGGCGTGCCCGAAGAGGTTTTCGCCGGGGTGCTCGAAGCCGTCGCGCGGAGCCTGAGGGCAAGCGGGTTCAAGAATATCTGTCTGATTGCCGACCACGGCGGCAGCGTGGGGCCGCAAGCGGAGGTCGCATCTCGCCTGACGCGCGAATGGGCGGCCGACGGCGTGCGCGTCTTCGACGTTTCCGACTACTACGGATCGATCCCGGCTCAGAATGATTTTCTGAAAGCCCAAGGCGAGACGCCGGCGACGATCGGAGAGCATGCCGGCATTGTCGATACGTCCGAACTGATGGCGATAAATCCGAAGAGCGTCGATCTATCTCGCTATGATGAAAAGTCTCCCTTTGCAGCGAGCGGCGTCATCGGCAACCCGAAGCGAGCTTCGGCAGAACGTGGGCAGGCTTTGCTCGCGATAAAGATCGAAAAAGCAGTCAAGCAGATTAAGGCGTTAGTTCTCCAGCCGGCGGCAAGCGCTTACGAAAGCCGATAA
- a CDS encoding ABC transporter permease produces the protein MTAPDVVIEVQNLTRTFLVGDVEVRALRGVDLAIARGEFVAIMGASGSGKSTLMAILGCLDSPTGGRYLLEGVDVAALDEPQLARLRRERLGFVFQSFNLLARASAIENVALPLFYSDKAMDGAQRLEKARAALTLLGLGERAQNTPAQLSGGQQQRVAIARALINAPSVLFADEPTGNLDTKTSHEIMETLVALNRDQGVTIIVVTHEPDIAEYADRVITMRDGRIISDERRAARVAPAASTARSSQETETSAASSIFHPAQPARKALAQVSTLAFASMIVSAATQAILRNKLRSALTMLGVFIGVAALIAMVAVGNGANAAVRKQIESLGTNLVVVLPGAVLTGGARAGFGSASTLTVADAQAIRREAPAVGLVAYMMRQMGQVQLRNQNWTTNIQAVSLNYPPVTNWRIAEGRGISSDDERSGALVVVIGRTIYKQLFARGENPLGATILVKGSPLRVIGVLAAKGQSMWGQDQDDLVMIPFKTGEQKVLGVASPNQPTNLTSLYPPPPNPFNLQPRLTGYVNSIYVQATAQEKIPAAIGEINRLLMRRHHVKPTDVKDFDIRNLSQIAETAQGSSRVMAALLAVVASISLIVGGIGIMNILLVSVTERTREIGLRMAVGAQRLHVLMQFLAEAVLISVSGGLAGIAAGVAISEVIALFSAWSSPVSFSAIAIGFIFSAAVGIFFGYYPARKAARLDPIQALRYE, from the coding sequence GTGACGGCGCCAGATGTTGTCATAGAGGTCCAAAATCTTACCCGGACCTTTCTTGTCGGCGATGTGGAAGTGCGCGCCTTGCGGGGCGTTGATCTTGCAATCGCGCGCGGGGAGTTCGTGGCGATCATGGGCGCGTCCGGCTCCGGAAAATCTACGCTCATGGCGATACTTGGCTGTCTGGATTCGCCGACGGGCGGGCGTTACCTGCTCGAAGGCGTCGACGTCGCCGCTCTAGACGAACCTCAGCTCGCCAGACTGCGCCGCGAACGGTTGGGCTTTGTCTTCCAAAGCTTCAATCTGCTTGCCCGCGCCAGCGCAATTGAGAATGTCGCGCTCCCCTTGTTCTATTCGGACAAGGCGATGGATGGCGCGCAACGGCTGGAAAAGGCGCGCGCCGCCCTGACCTTGCTTGGCCTCGGCGAGCGCGCGCAGAATACGCCGGCGCAGCTCTCCGGCGGCCAGCAGCAGCGCGTGGCGATCGCGCGGGCTCTTATCAACGCTCCTTCGGTTTTGTTCGCGGACGAGCCCACCGGCAATCTCGACACCAAAACCTCGCATGAGATCATGGAGACGCTGGTCGCGCTCAACCGCGATCAGGGCGTGACGATCATCGTCGTCACGCATGAGCCGGACATCGCCGAATATGCCGACCGGGTCATCACCATGCGCGACGGCCGGATTATCTCCGACGAGAGACGCGCCGCGCGCGTTGCGCCAGCGGCTTCGACCGCGCGCTCGTCACAGGAGACCGAGACGTCGGCCGCGAGCTCGATCTTCCACCCCGCGCAGCCCGCGCGGAAAGCTTTGGCGCAGGTTTCGACGCTCGCCTTCGCGTCGATGATCGTTTCCGCCGCCACTCAAGCCATCTTGCGCAACAAGCTGCGCTCCGCCTTGACGATGCTGGGCGTCTTCATAGGCGTCGCCGCGCTCATCGCGATGGTGGCTGTGGGCAATGGGGCCAATGCGGCCGTGCGTAAGCAAATCGAGAGCCTGGGCACCAATCTTGTCGTGGTGTTGCCCGGCGCTGTCCTGACCGGCGGCGCCCGCGCGGGATTTGGCAGCGCCTCCACACTGACGGTGGCCGACGCGCAAGCGATCAGGCGCGAAGCCCCGGCCGTTGGACTTGTCGCTTATATGATGCGGCAAATGGGACAGGTGCAATTGCGCAACCAGAACTGGACGACCAACATACAGGCCGTCTCGTTGAATTATCCCCCCGTCACCAACTGGCGCATCGCCGAGGGGCGGGGGATCAGCTCCGACGACGAAAGGAGCGGGGCGTTGGTCGTGGTGATCGGCCGCACAATCTACAAGCAGCTCTTCGCGCGCGGCGAAAATCCTCTGGGCGCGACGATATTGGTCAAGGGTTCGCCTTTGCGCGTCATTGGCGTGCTGGCGGCGAAGGGCCAAAGCATGTGGGGGCAGGACCAGGACGATCTGGTGATGATCCCCTTCAAGACCGGCGAGCAGAAAGTCTTAGGCGTCGCGTCGCCCAATCAGCCCACCAATCTCACGAGCCTCTATCCGCCGCCGCCCAATCCCTTCAATCTGCAGCCGCGCCTGACCGGCTACGTGAATTCCATCTATGTGCAGGCTACGGCGCAGGAGAAGATTCCGGCCGCGATCGGCGAGATCAATCGCCTTCTCATGCGACGCCATCACGTCAAGCCGACGGACGTCAAGGATTTCGACATCCGCAACCTGAGCCAGATCGCCGAGACGGCCCAGGGCAGCAGCAGGGTCATGGCGGCGCTCCTCGCCGTCGTCGCCTCGATTTCTTTGATCGTCGGCGGGATCGGCATCATGAATATTTTGCTCGTTTCCGTGACCGAGCGCACGCGTGAGATCGGCCTGCGCATGGCGGTCGGCGCGCAGCGTCTGCATGTCTTGATGCAGTTCCTCGCGGAAGCCGTGTTGATCAGCGTCAGCGGCGGGCTCGCAGGGATCGCAGCCGGCGTCGCCATATCGGAAGTCATCGCCCTGTTTTCGGCGTGGTCCTCGCCCGTCTCCTTCAGCGCCATCGCGATCGGCTTTATCTTCTCCGCTGCGGTGGGCATATTTTTCGGCTATTATCCCGCCAGGAAAGCGGCGCGCCTCGATCCCATCCAGGCGCTTCGATATGAGTGA
- a CDS encoding efflux RND transporter periplasmic adaptor subunit — MALTAEEAAVAQNAYSPKSRRWLVPVIIGLAAAAFAGVEIYRFVNKGAGVRYLTQQVTRGPVVKAVTTSGTVNPVITVQVGTYVSGVIQARYCDYNTRVRKGQVCAKIDPRPYQVVVDQDKATLGVGRAQMVKDQADLTYAKIAYDRNRRLAATKSVSLDVLDASKSALDRATAQIGLDEATIALQEAQLRAAEINLGYTDIVSPVDGTVVSRSVEMGQTVAASFQTPTLFLVATDLTTMQVDTNVSESDIGAIRRGHRATFTVESFPNRTFSGEVTEVRQSPQTIQNVVTYDVVVGTSNGDLVLKPGMTATTRVIVDERRDVLRIPDQAFRYQPGAIPGLASAPPQLDGSGGVRLWVLRDGAPKMEVIIPGLDDDSFTEVLKGDLRAGDQIIVGEEAAP; from the coding sequence ATGGCCCTGACAGCGGAAGAAGCGGCGGTAGCCCAAAACGCCTATTCACCGAAAAGTCGACGCTGGCTTGTTCCCGTGATCATCGGCCTCGCCGCCGCCGCCTTCGCGGGCGTTGAAATCTACCGCTTCGTCAATAAGGGGGCGGGGGTGCGCTACCTGACCCAGCAGGTAACGCGCGGGCCCGTGGTCAAAGCCGTAACGACAAGCGGAACGGTGAATCCGGTCATCACGGTTCAGGTCGGCACCTATGTCTCGGGCGTCATCCAGGCGCGCTACTGCGATTATAATACACGGGTTCGGAAAGGCCAAGTTTGCGCCAAGATCGATCCGCGACCTTATCAGGTCGTCGTGGATCAGGACAAGGCCACGCTTGGCGTCGGGCGCGCTCAGATGGTCAAGGATCAGGCGGATCTGACTTATGCGAAGATCGCCTATGATCGCAACAGGAGGCTCGCGGCGACGAAATCCGTGTCGCTCGACGTGCTCGACGCCTCGAAGAGCGCCCTCGACCGCGCGACGGCGCAGATCGGCCTGGACGAGGCGACCATCGCTCTGCAGGAGGCGCAGTTGCGCGCCGCAGAAATTAACCTCGGCTACACCGACATCGTGTCCCCCGTCGACGGCACGGTCGTCAGCCGCAGCGTCGAGATGGGACAGACCGTCGCCGCGAGCTTCCAGACGCCAACGCTTTTCCTTGTCGCCACCGATCTGACGACGATGCAGGTCGACACCAATGTCTCCGAGAGCGACATCGGCGCCATCAGGCGCGGCCACAGGGCGACATTTACGGTCGAATCCTTTCCCAATCGGACCTTCTCGGGAGAAGTGACGGAGGTCCGACAGTCGCCGCAGACGATCCAGAATGTCGTGACCTATGATGTCGTCGTCGGGACCTCCAACGGGGATCTCGTTCTGAAGCCGGGAATGACGGCGACGACGCGCGTTATCGTCGATGAACGCAGGGACGTTCTGCGCATCCCCGACCAGGCGTTTCGCTATCAGCCGGGGGCCATTCCCGGCCTCGCCAGCGCCCCGCCCCAACTCGATGGATCCGGCGGCGTCCGACTTTGGGTGCTCAGAGACGGCGCGCCGAAAATGGAAGTGATCATCCCCGGCCTCGACGACGACAGCTTCACCGAAGTCTTGAAAGGCGACTTGCGGGCTGGCGACCAAATCATTGTCGGGGAAGAAGCCGCGCCATGA
- a CDS encoding archease: MSLLARSVPENILAARSPRAWESATTNVACWEHFPHDADLGVRGYGATPAQAFEQAALALAAAIAELASITPKETVEIHAEAPSLDLLLVDWLNAIVYEMAERRMIFGAFEVTISATKLIARAHGEAVSRERHAPAVEPKGATFTELDVSEIAPGQWRAQCVVDV; the protein is encoded by the coding sequence ATGTCCTTGCTAGCGCGGAGTGTACCTGAAAATATTCTGGCAGCTCGGTCTCCGCGGGCATGGGAGAGCGCCACGACAAATGTTGCGTGTTGGGAACATTTTCCCCATGACGCTGATCTCGGCGTGCGCGGCTATGGCGCAACGCCCGCGCAGGCCTTCGAGCAGGCGGCGTTAGCGCTCGCCGCGGCCATCGCTGAGCTGGCGTCGATAACGCCGAAAGAGACGGTCGAAATTCACGCTGAGGCGCCGTCGCTCGATTTGCTTCTCGTCGATTGGCTCAACGCGATTGTTTATGAGATGGCTGAACGGCGAATGATCTTCGGCGCTTTCGAAGTGACGATAAGCGCCACGAAGCTAATTGCGCGCGCGCATGGCGAGGCGGTTTCGCGCGAACGCCACGCTCCAGCCGTTGAGCCGAAGGGCGCTACTTTCACAGAACTCGATGTTTCCGAAATTGCGCCTGGCCAGTGGCGCGCTCAATGCGTCGTCGACGTTTAA
- a CDS encoding c-type cytochrome: MSEARVMRPLIFAFAVIVSLFGGVAARAGEESNPGAADARVAAGHKFALQVCAACHVVARDQTKRPILKPPAPRFLVLARRSSVTEAFLRGFLRTPHGKMPNPELADFQIDEVVAYMLSLKHNR, encoded by the coding sequence ATGAGTGAGGCGCGGGTGATGCGGCCGTTGATCTTTGCGTTTGCGGTGATAGTGAGCCTCTTCGGGGGCGTCGCCGCGCGCGCAGGCGAGGAATCTAATCCGGGCGCCGCCGATGCGCGCGTCGCGGCAGGACATAAATTCGCGCTCCAGGTTTGCGCGGCGTGCCATGTCGTTGCGAGAGATCAGACGAAGCGGCCCATCCTGAAGCCGCCTGCGCCGAGGTTTCTCGTCCTTGCGCGGCGCTCGAGCGTGACCGAAGCGTTCCTTCGCGGTTTTCTGAGGACGCCGCATGGGAAGATGCCCAATCCCGAGCTCGCCGATTTCCAGATCGACGAGGTCGTGGCCTATATGCTGAGCCTCAAGCATAATAGATAG
- a CDS encoding sterol desaturase family protein, whose product MSILQNMTPSLLAGGVIFTGLALIPGAACNPRKPWWRNPGLSIDGFYAVLNALLAPYLSSAVVVVLALTLTLFLPTTQVIEILKGRGLFAGLPFLTQCALYLAISDFSLYWIHRGFHRKILWPFHAIHHASEEVDWTTGYRMHPINLMLGANLVPFLMLYLGIPLDVIILLAPLDTAVGYFVHSNLNWTLGPLKYVIATPVFHRWHHTRVNQGGGANFAPTFAIWDVLFGTFFMPAGELPAGYGIDDESFPSRFSSQLVYPFKALIRLIGFRKRLPPAGELTP is encoded by the coding sequence GTGAGCATCCTTCAAAATATGACGCCGTCGCTTCTGGCAGGCGGCGTCATTTTCACGGGGCTGGCTCTCATCCCGGGCGCCGCCTGTAATCCCCGAAAGCCATGGTGGCGAAATCCCGGCCTCTCGATCGACGGCTTCTATGCTGTGCTGAACGCCCTCCTGGCCCCATATCTTTCATCGGCGGTCGTGGTCGTTCTTGCGCTTACTTTGACCTTATTCCTCCCGACGACCCAAGTTATCGAGATCTTAAAAGGGCGCGGCTTGTTCGCCGGTTTGCCGTTTCTGACGCAATGCGCTCTCTATTTGGCAATATCCGATTTTTCTCTTTACTGGATTCACCGCGGGTTTCACCGAAAGATTCTCTGGCCGTTCCATGCCATTCATCACGCCAGCGAGGAGGTTGATTGGACAACTGGATATCGCATGCATCCAATCAATTTGATGCTCGGCGCCAATTTGGTTCCGTTCCTGATGCTTTATCTTGGAATCCCGCTCGACGTGATCATCCTGCTGGCGCCCTTGGATACGGCGGTCGGCTATTTTGTGCATTCCAATCTCAACTGGACTCTCGGCCCGCTCAAATATGTGATTGCGACGCCTGTCTTTCACCGCTGGCATCACACTCGGGTAAATCAGGGAGGCGGCGCTAATTTCGCGCCGACTTTCGCGATCTGGGACGTTTTGTTTGGCACATTTTTCATGCCGGCCGGGGAGCTTCCCGCAGGCTATGGAATCGACGACGAGTCCTTTCCCTCGAGATTCTCGAGCCAGCTCGTCTATCCGTTCAAAGCGCTGATCCGCCTTATCGGCTTTCGTAAGCGCTTGCCGCCGGCTGGAGAACTAACGCCTTAA
- a CDS encoding glycoside hydrolase: MFRSFFLAGFEGSTGYNRHGEWFDQVAATGHDVLVDEHYRDIAGVGLHAVRETVRWPLVDIAGRHDFSTVKPFIEAAKRHRVEVIWDLFHYGFPSDLDLWSNAFPRRFADYCYAFARYVAAHMEGPHVFTPVNEPSFMSYAAGEKGLFAPHGTGRGLELKVALARAAIAGIDAIRAACPNARFVNVDPLCRVVAPPNRPDLAAEAHHFNETLVFQSWDMLCGRLLPELGGSPEHLDVIGINYYWTNQWALDDLPNEQGVIPPLADDDPRRAPLADLVRAVCKRYGREVMITETSHVGDNRGPWLLEVASACETLLGEGAPLRGVCLYPILGMPEWHDRNVWTPMGLWDPLHRHDPCAGRLLCEPMLHALRSAQEAVASHWQPARGELRRIETMAERRGHAPSRLNAHTAASDLERSEFKRRRSRRW; encoded by the coding sequence ATGTTTCGCAGCTTCTTTCTTGCCGGTTTTGAAGGGTCGACTGGCTACAATCGGCATGGCGAATGGTTCGATCAGGTGGCCGCGACCGGCCACGATGTTTTAGTCGATGAGCATTACCGCGACATCGCCGGGGTCGGACTGCATGCGGTCCGGGAAACGGTTCGGTGGCCGCTTGTCGATATCGCAGGGCGCCACGACTTTTCCACTGTGAAGCCTTTCATCGAGGCGGCGAAGCGTCACCGTGTGGAAGTGATCTGGGATCTCTTCCACTACGGCTTCCCGAGCGACCTCGATCTCTGGTCGAACGCATTTCCGCGGCGCTTTGCGGATTATTGCTACGCCTTCGCTCGCTATGTCGCCGCGCATATGGAAGGGCCCCATGTTTTCACCCCGGTGAACGAACCGTCCTTCATGTCCTATGCGGCGGGCGAAAAGGGCTTGTTCGCGCCGCATGGGACAGGCCGCGGCCTGGAGCTCAAGGTCGCGCTCGCGCGCGCGGCGATCGCGGGCATAGACGCGATCCGGGCGGCTTGTCCGAATGCGCGTTTCGTCAACGTCGATCCGCTGTGCCGGGTCGTCGCGCCGCCCAATCGGCCCGATCTCGCGGCGGAAGCGCATCATTTCAATGAGACGCTCGTCTTCCAGTCTTGGGATATGCTTTGCGGACGGCTGCTACCGGAATTGGGCGGTAGCCCCGAACATCTCGACGTGATTGGAATCAATTACTACTGGACGAACCAGTGGGCGCTCGATGATCTCCCAAATGAGCAAGGGGTCATTCCGCCGCTTGCCGACGATGATCCGCGCCGCGCGCCGCTTGCCGATCTCGTGCGAGCGGTTTGCAAGCGCTACGGCCGCGAGGTGATGATTACGGAAACAAGCCACGTCGGCGACAATCGCGGACCCTGGCTGCTTGAGGTCGCAAGCGCTTGCGAGACGCTGCTCGGCGAAGGCGCGCCGCTGCGGGGCGTGTGTCTTTACCCGATCCTGGGCATGCCAGAATGGCATGATCGAAACGTCTGGACGCCTATGGGCTTGTGGGATCCTTTGCATCGTCACGATCCCTGCGCCGGCCGTCTTTTATGCGAACCCATGCTGCACGCGCTTCGCTCGGCGCAAGAGGCTGTCGCGTCGCATTGGCAGCCTGCGCGCGGTGAGCTACGGAGGATAGAGACCATGGCGGAAAGACGCGGCCACGCGCCATCGCGCCTCAATGCGCACACTGCCGCCAGCGATCTCGAAAGGAGCGAATTCAAACGGCGGCGAAGCCGGCGATGGTAA
- a CDS encoding RtcB family protein produces MDMSRLEQLSDTAWRVEPFGEMRAPAIIYASRALIAEMDDKVFDQVTNVAKLPGIVRASYAMPDAHWGYGFPIGGVAAFDAKSGGVVSAGGVGFDVSCGVRTHLTGLKREQIFAVREKLANALYEHVPAGLGSEGGIHLDDQAMTFMLSDGAVWAVENGYGRAEDLERIEEGGRAAAADPAAVSEFARKRQRHEMGTLGSGNHYLEVQEIAEIFDDVAATGFGLRLGECVVTIHCGSRGLGHQIGTEFLREMVVSGPALGVSPPDRELACAPILSELGQRYLGAMRGAINCALANREIIGHLTRQVFAQLFSHAELPLMFDVSHNTCKVETHEVDGEERELYLHRKGATRAFGPGDNRLPEALRLFGQPVLIGGSMGTGSYVLAGMATSEAQAFSSACHGAGRRMSRHAATRIWGGRQVVDELRARGIIVKSPSMRGVAEEAPGAYKDVRAVVDSAEAAGLARKVAYLKPLICVKG; encoded by the coding sequence ATGGATATGTCTCGCCTCGAGCAGCTGTCCGACACCGCTTGGCGCGTCGAGCCCTTTGGGGAGATGCGCGCGCCGGCGATCATTTATGCCTCGCGCGCGCTGATCGCCGAAATGGACGACAAGGTATTCGATCAGGTGACCAATGTCGCCAAGCTGCCGGGGATCGTTCGCGCGTCCTACGCCATGCCCGACGCACATTGGGGCTATGGCTTTCCGATCGGCGGCGTTGCGGCTTTCGACGCGAAGTCCGGCGGCGTCGTTTCGGCAGGCGGAGTGGGCTTCGACGTCTCCTGCGGCGTGCGCACGCATCTTACTGGGCTCAAACGCGAGCAAATTTTCGCCGTCCGTGAGAAGCTGGCCAATGCGCTCTATGAGCATGTGCCGGCGGGGCTCGGTTCGGAAGGCGGAATTCACCTCGACGACCAGGCGATGACCTTCATGCTGTCGGACGGCGCGGTCTGGGCGGTTGAAAATGGTTATGGGCGCGCTGAGGATTTGGAGCGTATCGAAGAAGGTGGCCGCGCGGCGGCCGCCGACCCTGCCGCCGTCTCGGAATTCGCGCGCAAGCGTCAGCGTCACGAGATGGGCACGCTGGGCTCGGGCAATCATTACCTCGAAGTTCAGGAGATCGCAGAGATCTTCGACGATGTTGCGGCGACGGGTTTCGGCCTTCGTCTCGGCGAATGCGTGGTGACGATCCATTGCGGCTCACGCGGGCTGGGGCATCAGATCGGCACTGAATTTCTGCGGGAAATGGTCGTCTCTGGGCCGGCGCTCGGCGTCTCTCCGCCGGATCGGGAACTGGCGTGCGCGCCGATCTTGTCCGAACTCGGCCAGCGCTATCTCGGCGCGATGCGCGGCGCAATCAATTGCGCCTTGGCCAATCGCGAAATCATCGGCCATCTCACCCGGCAGGTGTTTGCGCAGCTCTTTTCGCACGCTGAATTGCCGCTCATGTTCGACGTGTCTCACAACACGTGCAAAGTCGAGACACATGAGGTCGACGGCGAGGAGCGCGAGCTTTACTTGCATCGCAAGGGCGCGACCCGGGCGTTTGGCCCAGGAGACAACCGCCTTCCGGAAGCATTGCGGCTCTTCGGGCAGCCGGTGCTCATTGGCGGTAGCATGGGAACCGGCTCCTATGTTCTTGCCGGCATGGCGACCAGCGAGGCGCAAGCCTTTTCTTCCGCCTGCCATGGCGCCGGCCGCCGCATGAGCCGCCACGCGGCGACACGCATCTGGGGCGGGCGACAGGTGGTCGACGAGCTTCGCGCCCGGGGCATTATCGTCAAGAGCCCCTC